The window AGTCCGCCGAGGTCGCCCAGTCCTGCCCGGAGGGACGATCCCATGCCCTCCTCCCAGAGCGCGTTCACCGTCACCGAGCACGCGGACAGGTCCGCCCGCGCCCGCACCTCCTCCGCGGCGGCGCCCAGCACCACGCGGACGGGTCCGCACCCGCCGTTGCGCAGGGAGCGGACCGCATGCTCGACGAGGGGGCGGCCGCGGTGTTCCAGCAGCGCCTTCGGCCGTCCGCCCAGGCGCCGCCCGCCGCCCGCCGCGAGCAGCACCCCGGCGATCACGGGAATCCGTTGTGTGTGAGCCATGCGCCCTGGATACCACTGTGCCGCTCGGGTCCGCGTAAGGGGCGTCACCCCTCAGGGGGACTGGTGATCCGCGTCAGGAGAGTGGCGCGCGTCACCTTTCATAGCGTTAACTGACGGACACGCCCAGGCATTTGGCCACGGTGGGGGGCGGTTCGACACACCGGCACGAAGATGTGCGAGGGGGAGTGCTTTGTTGCGAAGCGTGGGGCAGGAGCGGTTGACCGGTAGCGGTGGGGACCCGAGGGCCGTGGAGTTGCGTACCGCCGTCTCCAGGCTCCGCCGTGAGCTGGCCGGCCACCGGGCCGAGTTCCCGGACCGGGGCATCGCCGAGGACGAGCTGGCCGCGCTGGACTCGATGGCGGCCGGCGGCGCACCCGAGGTTCCCCGGTTACGCCGCTCCCTGCTGCTGGTCGCCGGGGCCATCGGCTCGGTCAGCGCACTGGCCCCGGGGCTGCGCGATGTACGGAACGCCGTCGATCTCTTCGGGGAACCCCCGAGGAGCTGACCGGCGGTCGACGCCTTGGGAGTCCCCGGGATCTGACCGGCGGTCGACGACTTCGGGGACTCCCCGGGATCTGCCGCCTGACGCCGTCCGTTGCCCGGGAGCGCCGTGAGGTGGCGTCAGGAAGTGGGTCCGCTGCTCGCCAGGGCCTCGGACAGCTCCTTCGCGATCTGCTGCAGGATCGGCACGATCCGCTCGGTCGCCGTCTCGGTCACCCGGCCCGCGGGCCCCGAGATCGAGATGGCCGCCGAGGTGGGGGAGTCGGGCACCGGGACCGCGAGGCAGCGGACCCCGATCTCCTGCTCGTTGTCGTCCACGGCGTAACCCGCCCTGCGCACCTGCTCCAGGGCGTCGAGGAAGCCGTCCGGCGTGGTGATCGTCTTCTCGGTGGCGGCCGGCATGCCCGTGCGGGCCAGCAGGGCGCGCACCTCGTCGGCCGGGGTGTGCGCCAGGAGCGCCTTGCCGACGCCGGTGGAGTGCGGGAGCACCCGGCGGCCCACCTCGGTGAACATCCGCATCGAGTGCTTCGACGGCACCTGGGCGACGTACACGATCTCGTCGCCGTCGAGCAGTGCCATGTTCGCCGTCTCGCCGGTCTCCTCGACCAGGCGCTGGAGGTAGGGCCGTGCCCACGTGCCCAGCAGGCGTGACGCGGACTCGCCGAGCCGGATCAGGCGCGGGCCGAGGGCGTAGCGCCGGTTGGGCTGCTGGCGTACGTATCCGCACACGACGAGGGTGCGCATGAGCCGGTGGATGGTGGGCAGAGGCAGGCCACTGCTCGCGGAGAGCTCGCTGAGTCCGACCTCGCCCCCGGCGTCCGCCATGCGCTCCAGGAGATCGAAGGCGCGCTCGAGGGACTGGACCCCGCCACTGGGACCGGCGGGCTTGGGGTCGGAAGTGCTGGCGTGGGACGGCGGCACGTCAACGGTCCTTTCGAAGCGGAGGCAAGGCAGCAGCCTACCGGGCCGTTCCCGATCGGCCCACTGCTCCCGGTGCGGCGTCCTTGCCGGTCAGGACCTGTTTTGTCCTGGTGTCGACGGTCCGGCGCGCGTTCGGTCCGAAGCCGGGTGACGCCTCTCCTGGCCCATTCTACGTTCCGTCTGGCGAAAATGAACTTCTACTTCGTGGAAATATCCAATCGGTGCGGTGCGCCTCCCCGGCCGCCG is drawn from Streptomyces sp. NBC_00178 and contains these coding sequences:
- a CDS encoding DUF5955 family protein is translated as MGQERLTGSGGDPRAVELRTAVSRLRRELAGHRAEFPDRGIAEDELAALDSMAAGGAPEVPRLRRSLLLVAGAIGSVSALAPGLRDVRNAVDLFGEPPRS
- a CDS encoding IclR family transcriptional regulator yields the protein MPPSHASTSDPKPAGPSGGVQSLERAFDLLERMADAGGEVGLSELSASSGLPLPTIHRLMRTLVVCGYVRQQPNRRYALGPRLIRLGESASRLLGTWARPYLQRLVEETGETANMALLDGDEIVYVAQVPSKHSMRMFTEVGRRVLPHSTGVGKALLAHTPADEVRALLARTGMPAATEKTITTPDGFLDALEQVRRAGYAVDDNEQEIGVRCLAVPVPDSPTSAAISISGPAGRVTETATERIVPILQQIAKELSEALASSGPTS